A window of Clostridium taeniosporum genomic DNA:
TAAAAATACTACTAATAAAGCACTTTTAAATAAACTTTCTACCAATAGTAATGAATCAAAAATATCAATTAAAAATCTAGATAAAAGACTAGAACTTTTAAAATATTAAGGAGGCCTACAGAATGAATAAGATATTAGAATTAAGAGAAAAAAGAGCAAAGATATGGGAAGATGCTAAAAAGTTTTTAGACAGTAAAAGAAATGAAAGTGGACTTATTTCAGCGGAAGATACTGAAACTTATGAAAAGATGGAAGTTGATGTTGTTAATTTAGGAAAAGAAATAGACAGACTAGAAAGGCAAGCTGCACTTGATTTGGAACTTTCAAAGGCAACTTCAACTGCTATTAGAAATATTCCTAATGGAAATTTAAGTGGTGAAACAAAAACAGGCAGGGCAACAGATGAATATAAAAAAGCCTTCTGGAAAGCTATGAAAAATAAAAATAGCTTAGATATTCAAAACTCACTTCAAGTAGGTACAGATAGTGAAGGTGGATATCTTGTGCCAGATGAATTTGAAAAAACATTAATTGAAAGTTTAGAAGAGCAAAATATATTTAGACAGCTTGCAAATGTAATAACTACATCTTCAGGAGATAAAAAAATACCAGTAGTTGCATCTAAAGGAACAGCATCTTGGGTAGATGAAGAAGGTGCAATTCCAGAATCAGATGATGCATTTAGTCAGGTATCAATAGGAGCATATAAATTAGCCACTATGATTAAGGTTTCAGAAGAACTTCTTAATGATAGTGTTTTTAATTTAGAAAGTTATATAGCAAAGGAATTTGCAAGAAGAATTGGAGCAAAAGAAGAAGAAGCATTTTTTATAGGAGATGGTACTGGAAAGCCTACAGGAATATTTAATGCTACTGGTGGAGCAAGTCTTGGAGTTATAGCAGCAAGTGCAACAGCAATTACTCTTGATGAGATTATGGATTTATTCTATTCCTTAAAATCGCCTTATAGAAAAAATGCTGTATTTACTATGAATGATGCAACAGTAAAGGCTATAAGAAAGCTTAAAGATTCTAATGGTCAATATTTATGGCAGCCATCTGTTACAGCAGGTGAGCCAGATACTGTTTTAAATAGACCAGTAAAAACTTCTGCTTATGTACCAACATTAGGAGCAGGAGCAAAACCTATAGCTTTTGGAGATTTTAGTTACTATTGGGTAGCAGATAGACAAGGTAGATCATTCCAAAGATTAAATGAACTATATGCAGCAACAGGACAAGTTGGATTTAAGGCAACTCAAAGAGTTGATGGTAAGTTAATACTTCCCGAGGCTATTAAAGTTCTACAAATGAAAGACAAATAGAAATCTAAAGAGGTGAGTGTATTTTGGTAGTAACTTTAGAAGAAATAAAACTTTATTTAAGGGTAGATGGTGATGAGGAAAATACACTCATCACTAAATTTATTTTAACAGCTGAAGAATTGTGTGAAGATATTTTGAGATATAAGTTAACAGAATTTGAAACAATACCTGAAGCAGTAAGACAAGCAATTTTATATGCTGTAGCAAATATGTATGAGATGCGTGAAACTTTTGACGTGAAATCGGTAATTGAAAGCATGACAAGACTTTTATTTTGTTATAGAAGAGAGAGTTGGTGATGCTCTATGGATATAGGAGATTTAAAACATAGAGTTATATTTCAAAGATTTACTACAGTAGCTAATGATAATGGTTTTGAGGAAGAAGCATGGGTAGATTTTAAAACAGTATGGGCGGCAATAACAAATCTTCATGGTAGAGAATACTTTGAAGCTGCAGCTGTTAAGGCAGAGAAAACTGTGAAATTTACTATTAGATTTATTAAGGATATAGATGAAAGCATGAGAATTTTGTTTAAAGGAAAACAGTACAACATAACTTCTATAGATAATATCAAATACGCAAACAAATTTATAGAAATTAAGGCTATGGAGGTTGATAGTAGTGGCTAGTATGGAACTTCAAGGTGTTGATGAAATATTAAACAAGCTTCAAAGCATGGGCACGAATGTATCAAGACTTGAAAATAAAGCACTAAGAAATGCAGCTGAACCTGTTCTTGAGGATGCAAAGGCAACAAATGCATTTAACGATAGAAGTGGTAAACTGCGAAAAGGTCTTAAAATAACCAATGTAAAAAAGAAAGAAGGGGTTAAATACATTCTTATAGGTATAGATAAATCAGATAACTCAAAGATATATTATGGGAAATTTCTAGAGTTTGGGACTTCTAAAATGCCTGCCAAACCTTTTTTACAGCCAGCTTATGAGAAAAATAAGGATAATATAAAAAGAACTATAGCTGAAACTTTGAAGGAGGGGTTGAAGTGATAAATAAATTAGTAATGAAAGCTTTAAAACATCTTCATATTCCAGTTTCCTTTCAAAAATATAGTGGAAAAGAGCACACCTATATAACCTTTTTCAGTTATTTAGAAAAAGGTGAGCAGTATGCAGATAACGAAGAAAAGGTTACAGGACATTATATTCAAGTGGATATTTGGAGCAAAAAAGATTATACAAACCTTTATAAAAGGGTAGAAAATGCAATGAAAGCCGCAGGTTTTATAAGAACTTCTGCGGCTGATTTATTTGAAAAAGATACAAAAATATATCACAAAGCAATGAGATTTTTCATTCAGATAGAACGGAGGGAGTAAATTATGGCAGGAATAGTTAGTAGTGCTCCAGTAGGAGTAGAAAATTTAGTATATGCTATTTTAAATGAAGGAGAAACTTCAACTTATGGGACACCAGCATTAGTTTCACCAGCAATAAATGTAAAAATAAATCCTAAGAGCAATTCAGAGACTTTATATGCTGATAATAGAGCTGTAGAAACAGTATCAAATTTAGGTGAAGTGGATGTAGAAATTGAAACTCAAGATTTACCTTTAGAAGTTCAGGCAGCACTTCTAGGACATAAATTGGATACAACAACTAAAGTTATGAGTTATGAAGCAGATGATATGGCTCCTTATGTAGCTATAGGATTTAAGGTGAAAAAAGGCAATGGTAAATACAGATATGTTTGGCTACTTAAAGGAAAATTTAGTGAACCAGAAGAAGAGCATTCAACTCAAGAAAATAAAACAAAATTCCAAACACCAAAACTTAAAGGTACTTTTCTAACAAGAGAAGATGGTAAATGGAAGTACACTGCTGATGAAGATAGTGGATTTAAAGAAGGGGCTAGTTGGTTTAATAAAGTATATGCACCAGTTGTAGCGTAATAAAATTATTGGAGGAATAAATGATGGAAATATCTTTAAATAACAAAACCTATGTTATGCCTAAGGTAAAAACAAGAATGCTAAGAAAAGCTATTGAAATAAATGAACATATAAATTTCAATAATTTAAAAACAAAAGATTTAGATGGACTTGTTGATTTTGTAGTAGAGCTTTACGGTAATAAATTTAGCAGAGATGATTTTTATGATGGACTTGATGCAGATAAACTTATAGAAACTTTAAATAATAGTATAAACGGAATAGTAGGAACAATGAGCAATAAATTACATGAGTTCCCAAACAATTAAGCGGAGAAGCACAAGAAAAGCTATCTCCGCTTGATTTTATTAAGGAGATTTATTCAGGACTTTTAGAGCAAGGTTGGACTTTAAATGATGTTGATGAAATGGATATATTTTATTATTTTGATATTTTAATTTATAGATCAATTAAGGAATATAAGCAGAATTTAAATAATGTTTTAAAGATATTATAAGAAATTTAGGATATATAGGTGGTGAGAGAGTGGCAGAAGAATTAGGAAGCTTAGCAGTCAAAATAGGAT
This region includes:
- a CDS encoding phage head closure protein, producing MDIGDLKHRVIFQRFTTVANDNGFEEEAWVDFKTVWAAITNLHGREYFEAAAVKAEKTVKFTIRFIKDIDESMRILFKGKQYNITSIDNIKYANKFIEIKAMEVDSSG
- a CDS encoding phage major capsid protein encodes the protein MNKILELREKRAKIWEDAKKFLDSKRNESGLISAEDTETYEKMEVDVVNLGKEIDRLERQAALDLELSKATSTAIRNIPNGNLSGETKTGRATDEYKKAFWKAMKNKNSLDIQNSLQVGTDSEGGYLVPDEFEKTLIESLEEQNIFRQLANVITTSSGDKKIPVVASKGTASWVDEEGAIPESDDAFSQVSIGAYKLATMIKVSEELLNDSVFNLESYIAKEFARRIGAKEEEAFFIGDGTGKPTGIFNATGGASLGVIAASATAITLDEIMDLFYSLKSPYRKNAVFTMNDATVKAIRKLKDSNGQYLWQPSVTAGEPDTVLNRPVKTSAYVPTLGAGAKPIAFGDFSYYWVADRQGRSFQRLNELYAATGQVGFKATQRVDGKLILPEAIKVLQMKDK
- a CDS encoding HK97-gp10 family putative phage morphogenesis protein, giving the protein MELQGVDEILNKLQSMGTNVSRLENKALRNAAEPVLEDAKATNAFNDRSGKLRKGLKITNVKKKEGVKYILIGIDKSDNSKIYYGKFLEFGTSKMPAKPFLQPAYEKNKDNIKRTIAETLKEGLK
- the gpG gene encoding phage tail assembly chaperone G, yielding MEISLNNKTYVMPKVKTRMLRKAIEINEHINFNNLKTKDLDGLVDFVVELYGNKFSRDDFYDGLDADKLIETLNNSINGIVGTMSNKLHEFPNN
- a CDS encoding head-tail connector protein; this encodes MVVTLEEIKLYLRVDGDEENTLITKFILTAEELCEDILRYKLTEFETIPEAVRQAILYAVANMYEMRETFDVKSVIESMTRLLFCYRRESW
- a CDS encoding major tail protein, whose product is MAGIVSSAPVGVENLVYAILNEGETSTYGTPALVSPAINVKINPKSNSETLYADNRAVETVSNLGEVDVEIETQDLPLEVQAALLGHKLDTTTKVMSYEADDMAPYVAIGFKVKKGNGKYRYVWLLKGKFSEPEEEHSTQENKTKFQTPKLKGTFLTREDGKWKYTADEDSGFKEGASWFNKVYAPVVA